Proteins encoded in a region of the Saccharothrix ecbatanensis genome:
- the recR gene encoding recombination mediator RecR produces the protein MYEGPVQDLIDELGRLPGVGPKSAQRIAFHLLAADPADIGRLQDALQKVKDGVVFCDVCGNVSAETTCRICRDPRRDLTLICVVEEPKDVLAVERTREFKGRYHVLGGALDPLSGVGPDQLRIRQLLTRIGTDVNEIIIATDPNTEGEATATYLVRMLRDFPGLSVTRLASGLPMGGDLEFADELTLGRALSGRRSM, from the coding sequence ATGTACGAAGGGCCCGTCCAGGACTTGATCGACGAACTCGGCCGGTTGCCGGGCGTCGGTCCCAAGAGCGCGCAACGCATCGCCTTCCACCTGCTCGCCGCGGACCCGGCCGACATCGGCCGGCTCCAGGACGCCTTGCAGAAGGTCAAGGACGGCGTGGTGTTCTGCGACGTGTGCGGCAACGTCTCGGCCGAGACGACCTGCCGCATCTGCCGCGACCCGCGCCGTGACCTGACCCTGATCTGCGTGGTGGAGGAGCCGAAGGACGTGCTCGCCGTGGAGCGGACCCGGGAGTTCAAGGGCCGCTACCACGTCCTGGGCGGCGCGCTGGACCCGTTGTCCGGGGTCGGGCCGGACCAGCTCCGGATCAGGCAGCTGCTGACCCGGATCGGCACGGACGTGAACGAGATCATCATCGCCACGGACCCGAACACCGAGGGCGAGGCGACCGCGACGTACCTGGTGCGGATGCTGCGGGACTTCCCGGGCCTCTCCGTCACCAGGCTCGCGTCGGGCCTGCCGATGGGCGGCGACCTGGAGTTCGCCGACGAGTTGACCCTCGGCCGGGCGCTGTCCGGCCGACGCAGCATGTGA
- a CDS encoding ABC transporter substrate-binding protein — translation MVHSRTARRRWTAVIGLTGVAALALSACAESARTDDPGAGKVGGTLTFGAAGAPRLFDPFYATDGETFRVSRQMYEGLVGFKPGTAEVEPALATKWDSSEDGKTWTFTLKENVKFHDDTDFNAEAVCFNFNRWYNQKGVAQSDAVSQYWLDNFGGFAGTPDKPSLFKSCTAKDTKTAVVELNEATSQFPSVLGFTSFSMSSPDALKKYDADNVVAAGDSFTFPAYANEHPTGTGPFKFGKFDKANNVVELVRNDNYHGAKAKLDKIVFRIIPDETARKQALEAGDIDGYDLPNAADWPGLKEKGFNVAVRPAFNVLYLGINQKNNPKLQDLRVRQALMYALNREQLIKSQLPEGASVAAQFMPSTVDGYNKDLKPVGYDPEKAKSLLAEAGASDLTLKFFWPTEVTRPYMPSPKDIQAAIAGDLQKAGIKLEVSSKPWNGGYLDDVDLGIPDLFMLGWTGDNGTAHNWIGTFFGRTDNRFNTGASPWGAELATELGKASAEPDEDKRRGMYEELNKKIMEEYLPAIPVSHSPPALVLKSDVKGVVPSPLTDERFGAASKG, via the coding sequence ATGGTTCATTCCCGAACGGCCCGACGCCGTTGGACGGCCGTGATCGGCCTGACCGGCGTCGCTGCGCTCGCACTGTCCGCTTGCGCTGAATCCGCGCGGACGGACGACCCGGGGGCCGGCAAGGTCGGTGGCACGCTCACCTTCGGCGCGGCCGGTGCTCCCAGGCTGTTCGACCCGTTCTACGCCACGGACGGCGAGACGTTCCGCGTGTCCCGGCAGATGTACGAGGGCCTTGTCGGCTTCAAACCCGGAACCGCCGAGGTGGAGCCCGCCTTGGCGACGAAGTGGGACTCCTCCGAAGACGGCAAGACGTGGACGTTCACACTGAAAGAAAATGTGAAATTCCACGACGACACGGACTTCAACGCCGAAGCGGTGTGCTTCAACTTCAACCGCTGGTACAACCAGAAGGGCGTCGCGCAGTCCGACGCCGTTTCGCAGTACTGGCTGGACAACTTCGGCGGCTTCGCGGGCACCCCCGACAAGCCGTCGCTCTTCAAGTCGTGCACGGCCAAGGACACCAAGACCGCGGTCGTCGAGCTGAACGAGGCGACGTCGCAGTTCCCGTCCGTCCTCGGCTTCACGTCGTTCTCGATGTCGAGCCCGGACGCGCTGAAGAAGTACGACGCGGACAACGTGGTCGCCGCAGGTGACAGCTTCACCTTCCCGGCCTACGCCAACGAGCACCCGACCGGCACCGGACCGTTCAAGTTCGGCAAGTTCGACAAGGCGAACAACGTCGTCGAACTCGTCCGCAACGACAACTACCACGGCGCCAAGGCGAAGCTCGACAAGATCGTCTTCCGGATCATCCCGGACGAGACGGCGCGCAAGCAGGCGCTGGAAGCCGGCGACATCGACGGCTACGACCTGCCGAACGCGGCCGACTGGCCCGGTCTGAAGGAGAAGGGCTTCAACGTCGCGGTCCGCCCGGCGTTCAACGTCCTCTACCTGGGCATCAACCAGAAGAACAACCCGAAGCTCCAGGACCTGCGGGTCCGGCAGGCGCTGATGTACGCGCTGAACCGCGAGCAGCTGATCAAGTCGCAGCTGCCCGAGGGCGCGTCGGTCGCCGCCCAGTTCATGCCGAGCACGGTCGACGGCTACAACAAGGACCTCAAGCCGGTCGGGTACGACCCCGAGAAGGCCAAGTCGCTGCTCGCCGAGGCGGGCGCGTCCGACCTGACGCTGAAGTTCTTCTGGCCGACCGAGGTCACCCGGCCGTACATGCCGAGCCCGAAGGACATCCAGGCGGCCATCGCCGGTGACCTCCAGAAGGCCGGCATCAAGCTGGAGGTCTCCAGCAAGCCGTGGAACGGCGGCTACCTGGACGACGTCGACCTGGGCATCCCGGACCTGTTCATGCTGGGCTGGACCGGTGACAACGGCACCGCGCACAACTGGATCGGCACGTTCTTCGGCCGCACCGACAACCGGTTCAACACCGGCGCGTCGCCGTGGGGCGCGGAACTGGCCACCGAGCTGGGCAAGGCGAGCGCCGAGCCCGACGAGGACAAGCGCCGCGGGATGTACGAAGAGCTGAACAAGAAGATCATGGAGGAGTACCTGCCCGCCATCCCGGTGTCGCACTCGCCGCCGGCGTTGGTGCTCAAGTCGGACGTCAAGGGCGTCGTGCCCAGCCCGCTGACCGACGAGAGGTTCGGTGCGGCCAGCAAGGGCTGA
- a CDS encoding ABC transporter ATP-binding protein: MDTLVSVEGIKVHFPIKRGVILDRTVGHVYAVDGVDLTVRRGETYGLVGESGCGKSTLGRAVLRLTEPTAGRTVFDGTDLSTLKGEELRRMRRRMQMVFQDPMSSLDPRQSVESILVEGLRAHDLDKGREQTGKRLRSLLSAVGLATTSLRKYPHEFSGGQRQRIGIARALAVEPDLIIADEPVSALDVSVQAQVVNLLEELQEEFGLTYLVIAHDLAVVRHISDRVGVMYLGGLVEEATSDDLYAEPLHPYTKALLSAIPVPDPVVEDRRERILLTGDLPSPANPPKGCRFHTRCPWKQETRCDTERPEMREVLPGHKVACHWAEDIRAGMIRPHEVEAVLVEEEDGISPDIPLVGPASVTEAMNP, from the coding sequence GTGGACACGCTGGTGTCCGTCGAGGGCATCAAGGTCCACTTCCCGATCAAGCGCGGCGTGATCCTCGACCGCACGGTCGGGCACGTGTACGCGGTGGACGGCGTCGACCTGACGGTCCGGCGCGGCGAGACGTACGGCCTGGTCGGCGAGTCCGGCTGCGGCAAGTCCACCCTCGGGCGGGCGGTGCTGCGGCTGACCGAGCCGACGGCGGGCCGGACCGTGTTCGACGGCACGGACCTCTCCACGCTCAAGGGCGAGGAGCTGCGGCGGATGCGCCGCCGGATGCAGATGGTGTTCCAGGACCCCATGTCGTCCCTGGACCCCCGGCAGTCGGTGGAGTCGATCCTGGTCGAGGGCCTGCGGGCGCACGACCTGGACAAGGGCCGCGAGCAGACCGGCAAGCGGCTGCGCTCGCTGCTGTCGGCGGTCGGCCTGGCGACCACGTCGCTGCGCAAGTACCCGCACGAGTTCTCGGGCGGTCAGCGGCAGCGCATCGGCATCGCGCGGGCGCTGGCGGTCGAGCCGGACCTGATCATCGCCGACGAGCCGGTGTCCGCGCTGGACGTGTCGGTGCAGGCGCAGGTCGTCAACCTGCTGGAGGAGTTGCAGGAGGAGTTCGGCCTCACCTACCTGGTGATCGCGCACGACCTCGCCGTGGTGCGGCACATCTCCGACCGGGTCGGCGTGATGTACCTGGGCGGGCTGGTGGAGGAGGCGACTTCGGACGACCTCTACGCCGAGCCGCTGCACCCGTACACCAAGGCGCTGCTGTCCGCGATCCCCGTGCCGGACCCGGTGGTCGAGGACCGGCGGGAGCGGATCCTGCTCACCGGCGACCTGCCGTCACCGGCGAACCCGCCCAAGGGCTGCCGCTTCCACACCCGTTGCCCGTGGAAGCAGGAGACCCGGTGCGACACCGAACGGCCGGAGATGCGCGAGGTGCTGCCCGGTCACAAGGTCGCGTGCCACTGGGCGGAGGACATCCGCGCGGGCATGATCCGGCCGCACGAGGTCGAGGCCGTGCTGGTGGAGGAGGAGGACGGCATCTCGCCGGACATCCCGCTGGTCGGTCCGGCTTCCGTGACGGAGGCGATGAACCCGTGA
- a CDS encoding YbaB/EbfC family nucleoid-associated protein — protein sequence MQQILQQAQKMQQQLATAQQELAEAEVTGTAGGGLVTAVVTGGGELKSLNIDPTAVDPDDVETLSDLIVAAVRDANRAAQELAAEKMGPLAGGMGGMDDLGGLGKLFG from the coding sequence ATGCAGCAAATCCTCCAGCAGGCGCAGAAGATGCAGCAGCAGCTGGCCACTGCGCAGCAGGAGCTGGCCGAGGCCGAGGTCACCGGCACCGCCGGTGGCGGGCTGGTCACCGCCGTGGTGACCGGCGGCGGCGAGCTCAAGAGCCTGAACATCGACCCCACGGCGGTCGACCCGGACGACGTCGAGACGCTGTCCGACCTCATCGTGGCGGCCGTGCGCGACGCGAACCGCGCCGCCCAGGAGCTGGCCGCGGAGAAGATGGGCCCGCTCGCCGGCGGCATGGGCGGGATGGACGACCTCGGTGGTCTCGGGAAGCTGTTCGGCTGA
- a CDS encoding ABC transporter ATP-binding protein gives MPLLEVRDLTVVFERKGEEPFTAVDHVSFDVEPGQTVGLVGESGCGKSVTSLAVMGLLPRRGVRVSGSVQYEGVDLLTLSDREMRDRRGRDLGMVFQDPLSSLNPVIPIGVQVTEVLERHQGMPRKKAMLEAAELLAKVGIPDPTRRLTEYPHQLSGGMRQRALIAIALACRPRLLIADEPTTALDVTIQAQILALLKELVRDMGTALVMITHDLGVVAGLCDEVNVLYAGRVVEKAHRHDLFAAPRHPYTHGLLASIPRLDAPRGEKLNPIRGSVSDNIPWTEGCAFAPRCPNKLDVCVQVTPEQEDIGGGRLLRCHNPVKPPVAEEVSV, from the coding sequence GTGCCACTTCTTGAAGTACGTGACCTCACCGTGGTTTTCGAGCGCAAGGGGGAAGAGCCCTTCACCGCCGTCGACCACGTGAGCTTCGACGTGGAGCCGGGCCAGACCGTCGGCCTGGTCGGCGAGTCGGGGTGCGGCAAGTCCGTGACGTCGTTGGCGGTCATGGGGTTGCTGCCCCGGCGCGGTGTGCGCGTGTCCGGCTCGGTGCAGTACGAAGGCGTGGACCTGCTGACGCTGTCGGACCGCGAGATGCGCGACCGGCGCGGCCGTGACCTGGGCATGGTGTTCCAGGACCCGCTGTCCTCGCTGAACCCGGTCATCCCGATCGGCGTGCAGGTCACCGAGGTGCTGGAACGGCACCAGGGCATGCCGCGCAAGAAGGCGATGCTGGAGGCGGCCGAGCTGCTGGCCAAGGTCGGCATCCCCGACCCGACCCGGCGGCTCACCGAGTACCCGCACCAGCTGTCCGGCGGCATGCGGCAGCGCGCGCTGATCGCGATCGCGTTGGCGTGCCGGCCGCGGCTGCTGATCGCGGACGAGCCGACGACGGCGCTGGACGTGACGATCCAGGCCCAGATCCTGGCGTTGCTGAAGGAACTGGTGCGCGACATGGGCACCGCGCTGGTCATGATCACGCACGACCTCGGCGTGGTCGCGGGCCTGTGCGACGAGGTCAACGTGCTCTACGCCGGGCGCGTGGTGGAGAAGGCGCACCGGCACGACCTGTTCGCCGCGCCGCGCCACCCGTACACGCACGGCCTGCTGGCGTCGATCCCGCGGCTGGACGCGCCGCGCGGGGAGAAGCTGAACCCGATCCGGGGTTCGGTGTCGGACAACATCCCGTGGACCGAGGGGTGCGCGTTCGCGCCCCGGTGCCCGAACAAGCTGGACGTGTGCGTGCAGGTGACGCCCGAGCAGGAGGACATCGGCGGCGGCCGGTTGCTGCGCTGCCACAACCCGGTGAAGCCGCCGGTGGCCGAGGAGGTGTCGGTGTGA
- a CDS encoding ABC transporter permease — MLRYTIRRLIQLVGVVLVLSLLLFAWLRALPGGPVSALLGERSTPESREALTKQLGLDQPIFVQYFKFLGRALSGDFGVSTGVQPGDSALDIFIQRFPATLELSFLAIVIAIAVGIPLGYMAAKRRGGWFDNISVGGSLLGVAVPVFFLAYVLKDVLSSALGLPTEGRQDAIDATRVTGFFVLDGVITQEWDAALNALEHLILPAIALATIPFAVVFRITRAAVLDVLDEDFVRTAESKGLTAPVIRRRHVLRNAMLPVVTTIGLQTGALLAGAVLTEKVFSFAGVGQALAIGFERRDYPVLLLLIIMATVVYVVVNLLVDLSYALIDPRIRTR; from the coding sequence ATGCTCCGCTACACGATCCGACGGCTCATCCAGCTGGTCGGCGTGGTGCTGGTGCTGTCCCTGCTGCTCTTCGCGTGGCTCCGCGCTCTCCCGGGAGGACCGGTTTCGGCCCTCCTGGGAGAGCGTTCCACGCCCGAGTCGCGGGAAGCCCTCACCAAACAGCTCGGCTTGGACCAGCCGATCTTCGTCCAGTACTTCAAGTTCCTCGGGCGTGCGCTGTCGGGCGACTTCGGCGTGTCGACGGGCGTGCAGCCCGGCGACTCGGCCCTCGACATCTTCATCCAGCGCTTCCCGGCGACCCTCGAACTGAGCTTCCTGGCCATCGTCATCGCTATCGCGGTCGGCATCCCGCTGGGGTACATGGCCGCGAAGCGCCGCGGCGGCTGGTTCGACAACATCAGCGTCGGCGGCTCGCTGCTCGGCGTGGCCGTGCCGGTGTTCTTCCTGGCCTACGTCCTCAAGGACGTGCTGTCGTCCGCTCTCGGCCTGCCGACGGAAGGCCGCCAGGACGCGATCGACGCGACCCGGGTCACCGGGTTCTTCGTCCTCGACGGGGTGATCACCCAGGAGTGGGACGCGGCGCTCAACGCGTTGGAGCACCTGATCCTGCCCGCGATCGCGCTGGCCACCATCCCGTTCGCGGTGGTCTTCCGGATCACCCGGGCGGCCGTGCTCGACGTGCTGGACGAGGACTTCGTCCGCACCGCCGAGTCCAAGGGCCTGACCGCGCCGGTCATCCGGCGCAGGCACGTGCTGCGCAACGCGATGCTGCCGGTCGTCACGACCATCGGCCTCCAGACCGGCGCACTGCTGGCGGGCGCGGTGCTCACCGAGAAGGTGTTCTCGTTCGCGGGGGTCGGCCAGGCGCTGGCCATCGGGTTCGAGAGACGCGACTACCCGGTGCTGCTGCTGCTGATCATCATGGCCACGGTCGTGTACGTGGTGGTCAACCTGCTGGTGGACCTCTCGTACGCGCTCATCGACCCGCGGATCAGGACGAGGTAG
- a CDS encoding AfsR/SARP family transcriptional regulator, whose amino-acid sequence MSPVVEFRVLGPLQVLVNGEQIMVRAGRQRALLVSLLMRAGAGVSVDELAEHIWGAEPPARARGTLQTYVMRLRQVLGPGVPIRTVPDGYMIDVDERTIDVMRFEQLVEEGERERAAGRLESASAIFTAALALWRGQAMVDVPSDVLHRDEVPRLGERRLHVEERRVEVDLELGRHAELIPELSRLTSEHPLRERLWSQLMIALYRSGRQADALAAYRRVGGLLAEQLGIDPGDELRRVHQQVLGGAQSLDVGQGAATARRDRVVPSQLPADIGDFVGREQAVQLIEALLRTAQGVPVVTLAGPPGVGKTALAVHAAHKLRHYFPDGQLYVNLRGYAQGPPLSAVDVLPRFLRAQGVPPESVPLDQDEQEAMFRSRLTDQQVLLVLDNAANAEQIRPLLPGSPGCAVLVTSRDTLRGLAVSHAASNVRLDVLDRSETRALLAGMLGDDVVAAQSEAADELAELCAHLPLALRIAAANLLSRPEITIALYVDELRAGNRLAALAVEGDERAAVHAAFDLSYTALKPELASLFRLLSLAPGDITPDVAAALGGLTTQDARRRLDRLATANLVDNHAPGRYQFHDLLRDYAAERRQFEDDAAESAQAARRLLDWSIRSVDNATDAFKSTLLRLPRTDVVPGVTPRLFSTSAEALAWLDTERANLVGLVVHAADRRPDRDVWQLADALRRYFYTIGLPVEWLATAKAGLAVAQAAQDAVGEVAMLSSLGTLYWAIGQHRVAVDYFRRAIPIQQRTGAAPAVEAAVLANLGAVYIDVGELEQAADHLERALVITRSIGALQQEGIAQLNLGGVYMQLGQLDRAVSSFEGALDVGNRLGAWMTQADSHRALAEVHLFLGQPERAAQLYERCGELYERAGARRFAHFSHEGLALAYVMRGKWADAAREAGRAVAIAEELGNLKGLCDAKNALGEALCGLGRLDEAVERTTEALRIAEETGYPLGICAARRSLALTHRAAGRLDEARYSATQALDSAVRYRLRIAEVDVMTVLGRIRLDQGDVPQALDLALRCVESSRATGQRFVQARAAHLAGDALAVTGDRAGASGHWRTALEWYAAIGAPEAEVVRAALG is encoded by the coding sequence GTGAGCCCTGTGGTCGAGTTCCGCGTCCTCGGCCCGCTGCAAGTCCTTGTCAACGGTGAACAGATCATGGTGCGCGCAGGTCGGCAGAGGGCCCTGTTGGTGTCCTTGCTCATGCGCGCCGGCGCCGGCGTGTCGGTCGACGAGCTGGCGGAGCACATCTGGGGCGCCGAACCGCCCGCACGGGCGCGCGGCACGTTGCAGACCTACGTGATGAGACTTCGGCAGGTGCTCGGGCCGGGCGTGCCGATCCGCACCGTGCCCGACGGCTACATGATCGACGTGGACGAGCGCACGATCGACGTGATGCGGTTCGAGCAGCTCGTCGAGGAGGGCGAGCGGGAACGGGCCGCGGGCCGGCTGGAGTCCGCGTCGGCGATCTTCACCGCGGCGCTGGCGCTGTGGCGCGGGCAGGCGATGGTGGACGTGCCGTCGGACGTGCTGCACCGGGACGAGGTGCCGCGGCTCGGCGAACGGCGGCTGCACGTGGAGGAACGCCGCGTCGAGGTCGACCTGGAGCTGGGCCGGCACGCCGAGCTGATCCCCGAGCTGTCCCGGCTGACCAGCGAGCACCCGCTGCGGGAACGGCTGTGGTCGCAGCTGATGATCGCGCTGTACCGGTCCGGGCGGCAGGCCGACGCGCTGGCCGCGTACCGGCGGGTCGGCGGGCTGCTGGCCGAGCAGCTGGGCATCGACCCGGGTGACGAGCTGCGGCGCGTCCACCAGCAGGTGCTCGGCGGCGCGCAGTCGCTCGACGTGGGGCAGGGTGCGGCTACGGCCCGGCGCGACCGGGTGGTGCCGTCGCAGCTGCCCGCCGACATCGGCGACTTCGTGGGCCGCGAGCAGGCCGTCCAGCTGATCGAGGCGTTGCTGCGGACGGCCCAGGGTGTGCCGGTGGTGACGTTGGCCGGGCCGCCGGGCGTGGGCAAGACGGCGTTGGCGGTGCACGCGGCGCACAAGTTGCGGCACTACTTCCCGGACGGGCAGCTGTACGTGAACCTGCGCGGGTACGCCCAAGGGCCGCCGTTGAGCGCGGTGGACGTGCTGCCGCGGTTCCTGCGGGCGCAGGGCGTGCCGCCGGAGTCCGTGCCGCTGGACCAGGACGAGCAGGAGGCGATGTTCCGGTCGCGGCTGACCGACCAGCAGGTGCTGCTGGTGCTGGACAACGCGGCCAACGCGGAGCAGATCCGGCCGCTGCTGCCCGGTTCGCCGGGGTGCGCGGTGCTGGTGACCAGCCGCGACACGCTGCGCGGGCTGGCCGTGAGCCACGCGGCGTCGAACGTGCGGCTGGACGTGCTGGACCGGTCCGAGACGCGGGCGCTGCTGGCCGGGATGCTCGGGGACGACGTGGTGGCGGCGCAGTCGGAGGCGGCCGACGAGCTGGCCGAGCTGTGCGCGCACCTGCCGCTGGCGTTGCGGATCGCGGCGGCGAACCTGCTGTCCCGGCCGGAGATCACGATCGCGTTGTACGTGGACGAGCTGCGGGCGGGCAACCGGCTGGCGGCGTTGGCCGTGGAGGGTGACGAGCGTGCGGCGGTGCACGCGGCGTTCGACCTGTCGTACACGGCGTTGAAGCCGGAGCTGGCGTCGTTGTTCCGGTTGCTGTCGTTGGCGCCGGGCGACATCACGCCGGACGTGGCGGCGGCGTTGGGCGGGCTGACCACGCAGGACGCGCGGCGTCGGCTCGACCGGCTGGCCACGGCGAACCTGGTGGACAACCACGCGCCCGGCCGTTACCAGTTCCACGACCTGCTGCGGGACTACGCGGCCGAACGGCGGCAGTTCGAGGACGACGCGGCGGAGAGCGCCCAGGCCGCACGGCGGCTGCTGGACTGGTCCATCCGGTCGGTGGACAACGCCACGGACGCGTTCAAGAGCACCCTGCTGAGGTTGCCGCGCACTGACGTCGTGCCGGGCGTGACGCCGCGCCTGTTCTCCACGTCGGCGGAGGCGTTGGCCTGGCTGGACACCGAGCGGGCCAACCTGGTGGGGCTCGTCGTGCACGCGGCCGACCGCCGGCCCGACCGGGACGTGTGGCAGCTGGCCGACGCGTTGCGGCGGTACTTCTACACGATCGGGTTGCCCGTGGAGTGGCTGGCGACGGCGAAGGCCGGGCTGGCGGTGGCGCAGGCCGCCCAGGACGCCGTCGGCGAGGTGGCGATGCTGTCCTCGCTGGGCACGCTGTACTGGGCGATCGGGCAGCACCGGGTGGCCGTCGACTACTTCCGCCGGGCCATCCCGATCCAGCAGCGCACCGGCGCCGCGCCGGCGGTCGAGGCGGCCGTGCTGGCGAACCTCGGCGCGGTGTACATCGACGTGGGCGAGTTGGAGCAGGCGGCGGACCACCTGGAACGCGCCCTGGTGATCACCCGGTCGATCGGGGCGTTGCAGCAGGAGGGCATCGCCCAGCTCAACCTCGGCGGCGTGTACATGCAGCTGGGGCAACTGGACCGGGCCGTGTCGTCGTTCGAGGGCGCGCTGGACGTCGGCAACCGGCTCGGCGCGTGGATGACGCAGGCCGACAGCCACCGGGCGTTGGCGGAGGTGCACCTGTTCCTGGGACAGCCGGAGCGGGCCGCGCAGCTTTACGAGCGGTGCGGCGAGTTGTACGAACGGGCCGGCGCACGGCGGTTCGCCCACTTCTCGCACGAGGGTCTGGCGCTGGCGTACGTGATGCGCGGCAAGTGGGCCGACGCGGCGCGGGAAGCCGGGCGGGCGGTGGCGATCGCGGAGGAACTGGGCAACCTGAAGGGGTTGTGCGACGCGAAGAACGCCCTGGGTGAGGCGTTGTGCGGGTTGGGACGGCTGGACGAGGCGGTGGAGCGGACCACCGAGGCGTTGCGGATCGCGGAGGAGACCGGCTACCCGTTGGGGATCTGCGCGGCGCGGCGGAGCCTGGCGTTGACGCACCGGGCGGCCGGGCGGCTGGACGAGGCTCGTTACTCGGCGACCCAGGCGTTGGACAGCGCCGTGCGGTACCGGCTGCGGATCGCCGAGGTGGACGTGATGACCGTGCTCGGGCGGATCCGGCTGGACCAGGGTGACGTGCCCCAGGCGCTCGACCTGGCGCTGCGGTGCGTGGAGTCGAGCCGGGCCACGGGGCAGCGGTTCGTGCAGGCGCGGGCGGCCCACCTGGCGGGTGACGCCCTGGCTGTGACGGGGGATCGCGCCGGGGCGAGCGGGCACTGGCGGACCGCGTTGGAGTGGTACGCCGCCATCGGGGCACCGGAGGCGGAGGTCGTGCGGGCGGCGCTCGGCTGA
- a CDS encoding uridine kinase family protein, which produces MRLVAVDGPSGSGKSTYAASLAQESGAAVVPTDHFATWTDPVSWWPRLLADVLEPLWHGRAARYRRVDWTGGLPKPGPWVTVPASNVLIIEGVSAARRSIAPRLDEAIWVELPDPEERLRRAVARDGEASRKHLERWQAFERGWFAVDGTKARADRIVTIT; this is translated from the coding sequence GTGAGGCTGGTCGCGGTCGACGGGCCGTCGGGCTCGGGCAAGTCGACCTACGCGGCGAGCCTCGCACAAGAGTCGGGCGCGGCTGTGGTGCCGACGGACCACTTCGCCACCTGGACCGACCCGGTGTCGTGGTGGCCGCGCCTGCTCGCGGACGTCCTCGAACCGCTGTGGCACGGCCGTGCGGCCCGCTACCGGCGGGTGGACTGGACCGGCGGCCTGCCGAAGCCCGGCCCGTGGGTGACCGTTCCGGCGTCAAACGTGCTGATCATCGAGGGCGTCTCGGCGGCCCGCCGGTCGATCGCCCCGCGCCTGGACGAGGCGATCTGGGTCGAGCTGCCGGACCCGGAGGAACGCCTGCGCCGCGCCGTCGCGCGAGACGGCGAGGCGAGCCGCAAGCACCTCGAACGCTGGCAGGCGTTCGAACGCGGCTGGTTCGCGGTGGACGGCACGAAAGCCCGCGCCGACCGGATCGTCACGATCACCTGA
- a CDS encoding ABC transporter permease, producing the protein MVTPTRKKDRIDKLAETSSDAGVSLAASAWRTLRRSPVFLTGAVIIGLFVLVSLLSPWLAPHDPSEPMLIDQVTKARNEIPPVQDGHPLGGDLQGRDFFSRLLIGSQQTLIVGVLATLIGLTGGLTLGTLAGAFGGWVDSIVMRLVDVMLSLPSLLLAFSISAMFARPNQYTVIVAVAVVQIPVFARLLRGSMLAQRHSDHVLAATALGVKPGAIVFRHMLPNSLGPVIVQSTLVLATAIIDAAALSFLGLGNPDDRIPEWGQMLGDVQNVFDTHPQLAFWPAGCIIVVALGFTLMGETLREALDPKSRR; encoded by the coding sequence ATGGTCACTCCGACTCGCAAGAAAGACCGCATCGACAAGCTGGCCGAGACCAGTTCCGACGCGGGCGTGAGCCTCGCCGCGAGCGCGTGGCGGACGTTGCGCCGCAGCCCGGTGTTCCTCACCGGCGCCGTCATCATCGGCCTGTTCGTGCTGGTGTCGCTGCTGTCGCCGTGGCTGGCGCCGCACGACCCGTCCGAGCCGATGCTGATCGACCAGGTCACCAAGGCGCGCAACGAGATCCCGCCGGTGCAGGACGGTCACCCGCTCGGTGGCGACCTCCAGGGCCGCGACTTCTTCTCCCGGCTGCTCATCGGCTCGCAGCAGACGCTGATCGTCGGCGTGCTGGCGACCCTGATCGGGCTGACCGGCGGGTTGACGCTCGGCACGCTGGCGGGCGCGTTCGGCGGCTGGGTCGACTCGATCGTCATGCGCCTGGTCGACGTCATGCTGTCGCTGCCCAGCCTGCTGCTGGCGTTCAGCATCAGCGCGATGTTCGCCCGGCCCAACCAGTACACCGTGATCGTCGCGGTGGCGGTGGTGCAGATCCCGGTGTTCGCCCGGCTGCTGCGCGGGTCCATGCTCGCCCAGCGGCACAGCGACCACGTGCTGGCCGCGACGGCGTTGGGCGTGAAGCCGGGCGCGATCGTGTTCCGGCACATGCTGCCCAACTCGCTCGGCCCGGTGATCGTGCAGTCCACGCTGGTGCTGGCCACGGCCATCATCGACGCGGCGGCGCTGTCGTTCCTCGGCCTGGGCAACCCCGACGACCGGATCCCGGAGTGGGGGCAGATGCTCGGCGACGTGCAGAACGTCTTCGACACGCACCCACAACTGGCGTTCTGGCCCGCGGGCTGCATCATCGTCGTCGCCCTCGGCTTCACGCTGATGGGCGAGACCCTGCGCGAAGCCCTCGACCCCAAGAGCAGGCGGTGA